A portion of the Oncorhynchus gorbuscha isolate QuinsamMale2020 ecotype Even-year linkage group LG19, OgorEven_v1.0, whole genome shotgun sequence genome contains these proteins:
- the LOC124004733 gene encoding telethonin-like has protein sequence MLYTHKINSLNSGDVYLVNAHCDVKEKDQEKKESYQATWLDLVMETRPEQQTTLFENDSSRRETYKQKQVVLFLVQRNPSQRIKMGTRGGMLKEYQLPYKNALRVPIFTPSKAASPKDLYRSPSPSEYKSIVEFETIAKGVCSDKQEIFEITKDLPKVSQPIHVNFRASSLISPTRDFSHSFRVLKRKNECRTLEVKSEEIISAMCKWQR, from the exons atgcTCTACACACACAAGATTAACAGTCTAAACAGTGGGGATGTGTATCTGGTAAATGCCCACTGCGATGTAAAGGAGAAGGACCAGGAGAAGAAGGAGTCCTACCAGGCCACTTGGCTGGACTTGGTGATGGAAACGAGACCAGAACAACA GACCACATTGTTTGAAAACGACTCCTCGCGAAGGGAGACCTACAAGCAAAAACAGGTGGTTCTTTTCTTGGTCCAGAGAAACCCCAGTCAGAGGATCAAGATGGGCACAAGGGGTGGGATGCTGAAGGAGTACCAGCTGCCGTACAAGAATGCCCTCCGTGTGCCCATCTTCACTCCCAGCAAAGCCGCCTCACCCAAAGACCTGTACAGATCTCCCTCTCCATCAGAGTACAAGTCTATCGTGGAGTTTGAGACGATCGCCAAAGGAGTATGTTCAGATAAACAGGAGATTTTTGAAATCACTAAGGACTTGCCTAAAGTCTCCCAACCTATCCATGTTAACTTCAGGGCATCTAGTCTTATATCCCCAACACGTGACTTTTCACACTCCTTCAGGGTGTTGAAAAGGAAGAATGAATGCAGGACGTTGGAGGTCAAATCAGAGGAAATTATATCAGCAATGTGTAAATGGCAAAGGTGA
- the LOC124005711 gene encoding frizzled-6-like, with amino-acid sequence MMISRLVWVCLALLGARSCHAHSLFTCEPIKVHRCLGMLYNMTFFPNMMEHYDQDIAASRMEPFMPLVNLRCSPDVHHFLCQAFIPACTEDTKVIRPCRDLCEKVRSDCRKDISTFGITWPPELQCDRLEDCLYSPDGSVLPPTRVTTPKTSLSAKRDMGFWCPFQLKTRPGQGSTFLGAGDCAPPCSNMYFKPHEIEIAKTFIGVCSIVCLCATLFTFLTFLIDVKRFRYPERPIIFYAVCYSFVSLIYFIGFLLGNNASCNKAVHPAAMDTVVLGSQSKGCTLLFMLLYFFSLAGIVWWVILTITWFLAAGPKWSCEAIEKKAVWFHSAAWGIPGTLTVMLLALNKVEGDNISGVCFVGLYDLDALRYFVLAPLCIGVVVGLSLLLAGIVSLNNVRQVIQHDERNQEKLKKFMIRIGVFSGLYLVPLVTLQGCYIYEQSQRSTWENTWINDRCQEYSIPCSHKTTESGRPDLSLFLIKYLMTLVVGISAVFWVSSKKTCSEWAFFFNRTRKKDPISESRRVLQESCEFFLKHNSRVQHKKNHYNPGSHKLKVISKSMGTSTGASATGNHGTSAVGNHEAIRGQASFSEARGSSEASAREQLERGSSTRGSRLRDREKQPSGQAMSGAREGAERRSKKGSSSKVSSRSESFHRVPEGRMTPRSELSETRQMPSGQHLALSHSHSGSVKGSAPHLVRQLPEEKKDKDSSC; translated from the exons ATGATGATATCCAGGCTGGTCTGGGTGTGCCTGGCACTGCTAGGGGCGAGGAGCTGCCACGCCCACAGTCTATTCACTTGTGAACCCATCAAGGTGCATCGCTGCCTGGGGATGCTCTACAACATGACTTTCTTCCCCAACATGATGGAGCACTATGACCAGGACATAGCAGCCAGCAGGATGGAG CCCTTCATGCCGCTGGTCAACCTGCGCTGCTCTCCGGACGTACATCACTTCCTGTGTCAGGCCTTTATCCCAGCATGCACTGAGGACACCAAAGTGATCCGGCCATGTCGCGACCTGTGTGAGAAAGTGAGGTCAGACTGCAGGAAGGACATCAGCACCTTCGGCATCACCTGGCCTCCGGAGCTGCAGTGCGACAG GTTGGAAGATTGCCTCTACTCTCCAGATGGCTCAGTCCTGCCACCAACCAGAGTGACCACACCCAAGACCTCTCTGTCTGCCAAGAGGGACATGGGCTTCTGGTGCCCCTTTCAGCTGAAGACCCGACCCGGCCAGGGATCCACGTTCCTGGGTGCCGGGGACTGCGCTCCCCCTTGCTCCAACATGTACTTCAAGCCCCATGAAATCGAGATCGCCAAGACCTTCATCGGGGTGTGCTCCATCGTCTGCCTCTGCGCCACACTCTTCACCTTTCTCACCTTCCTCATCGACGTCAAACGCTTCCGCTACCCCGAACGGCCAATCATCTTCTACGCCGTGTGCTACAGCTTCGTGTCGCTCATCTACTTCATTGGCTTCCTGCTGGGGAACAATGCATCCTGCAACAAG gCGGTGCACCCGGCTGCCATGGACACGGTAGTGCTGGGCTCCCAGAGTAAAGGCTGTACGTTACTCTTCATGCTACTCTACTTCTTCTCCCTGGCCGGCATCGTCTGGTGGGTCATCCTCACCATCACCTGGTTCCTGGCCGCCGGGCCCAAGTGGAGCTGCGAGGCCATCGAGAAGAAGGCGGTGTGGTTCCACTCTGCCGCCTGGGGGATCCCCGGAACACTAACCGTCATGCTACTGGCTCTCAACAAGGTGGAGGGAGATAACATCAGCGGGGTGTGCTTCGTGGGGCTCTATGATCTGGACGCGCTGCGGTACTTTGTGCTGGCGCCACTGTGTATCGGGGTTGTGGTTGGGCTGTCTCTGCTCCTGGCTGGGATCGTGTCGCTCAACAACGTGCGTCAGGTGATCCAGCACGATGAGAGGAACCAGGAGAAGCTGAAGAAGTTTATGATCCGTATTGGGGTGTTCAGTGGTCTGTACCTGGTGCCCCTGGTCACTCTGCAGGGGTGTTATATCTATGAACAGAGCCAGCGCTCCACCTGGGAAAACACCTGGATCAATGACCGTTGCCAGGAGTACAGCATTCCCTGCTCACACAAG actacagagtctggtcgtCCAGACCTGTCCCTATTCCTCATTAAATACCTGATGACCTTGGTGGTTGGGATCTCAGCTGTGTTCTGGGTCAGCAGCAAGAAGACCTGCTCAGAATGGGCCTTCTTCTTCAACAGAACCAGGAAGAAAGA CCCCATTAGTGAGAGCCGAAGAGTTCTCCAGGAGTCCTGTGAGTTCTTCCTCAAACACAACAGCCGTGTCCAGCACAAGAAGAACCACTACAACCCCGGCTCCCACAAACTCAAGGTCATCTCCAAGTCCATGGGCACCAGCACTGGTGCATCAGCCACAGGCAACCACGGCACCTCAGCAGTGGGTAACCATGAGGCCATCCGGGGTCAGGCTTCTTTCTCAGAGGCCAGGGGCTCATCTGAGGCCTCCGCCAGGGAGCAGCTGGAGAGGGGCAGCTCCACCCGTGGCTCCAGGCTGAGGGACCGGGAGAAGCAGCCCAGTGGACAGGCCATGTCTGGGgcgagagagggggcagagagacgTAGTAAAAAGGGCAGCTCCAGCAAGGTTAGCAGCCGCTCAGAGAGCTTCCACAGAGTCCCAGAGGGAAG GATGACTCCCCGGAGTGAACTATCAGAGACGAGACAGATGCCCAGTGGACAGCACCTGGCTTTAAGCCACTCCCACAGTGGCAGTGTGAAAGGCTCCGCCCCTCACCTGGTTCGCCAGTTACCAGAGGAGAAAAAGGACAAGGACAGCAGCTGTTGA
- the LOC124005449 gene encoding collagen triple helix repeat-containing protein 1-like, which translates to MVSALTRLLLLTCVILPFNGAEKLRKALDRKDVEYEKYNSCPRGPAGTPGREGNPGTNGIPGTPGIPGRDGIKGEKGECVSEVFEEPWKPNYKQCAWNSLNYGIDLGKIADCTFTKLRSDSALRVLFSGSLRLKCKTACCQRWYFTFNGAECTGPLPIEFIIYLDQGSPELNSTINIHRTSSVEGLCEGIRAGLVDVAIWVGTCADYPRGDASTGWNSVSRVFIEELPK; encoded by the exons ATGGTATCAGCTCTAACTCGTCTGCTGCTCCTCACCTGCGTGATTCTACCTTTCAATGGAGCAGAGAAATTGAGAAAGGCACTTGACAGGAAGGATGTTGAATAcgaaaag tACAACAGCTGCCCCCGGGGTCCGGCTGGCACCCCTGGAAGGGAGGGTAACCCTGGCACCAATGGCATCCCTGGGACTCCTGGCATCCCGGGGCGCGATGGCAtcaagggggagaaaggagagtgcGTGAGTGAGGTGTTTGAGGAGCCATGGAAACCCAACTACAAGCAGTGTGCCTGGAACTCACTCAACTATGGGATCGACCTGGGCAAAATAGCT GACTGTACATTCACCAAGCTGCGTTCAGACAGTGCCCTGCGTGTGCTCTTCAGCGGCTCCCTGAGGCTGAAGTGTAAGACAGCCTGCTGCCAGCGTTGGTACTTCACCTTCAACGGAGCTGAGTGTACAGGACCTCTGCCCATCGAGTTCATCATCTACCTGGACCAAGGCAGCCCTGAGCTCAACTCCACCATCAACATACACAGAACCTCATCTG TTGAAGGGTTGTGTGAGGGGATCCGGGCAGGCCTGGTGGACGTGGCTATCTGGGTGGGGACCTGTGCTGACTACCCCAGAGGAGACGCATCTACAGGGTGGAACTCTGTATCCAGGGTCTTCATAGAGGAGCTGCCCAAATGA